The Brassica napus cultivar Da-Ae chromosome C7, Da-Ae, whole genome shotgun sequence genomic interval taacatttttttttttttgtaacttatcaAGATGTCTCCTCTGTCCCAATGTTTTAACATTATTGGGTTTCCTTCAACTAAGGTTTAATCACCAAACCTAGATCTTAGAAAGTGACATGAAATAAACATGCCTTGGTTACATGGATGGTAAGGGTTGAATTTGTAGGAGTAGATCGGTGAATGTAGAAGTGgtagtttttttaatagattagatttccTCAATTTACATAAATGCATGATCTtataagggcaaatctccaaaatagcacatttttaagtttatatcgcaaaaataacactcaaaaactaaaatcaccaaaatagcacctttctaagtttattatttgaaaattttaatttttttatttttcaaaatttgaaatcttatccccaaaacctcatttctcaactctaaaccctaaactctaaaccctaaaccctaaatcctaaatcctaaatcttaaaccccaccctttaactctaaaccataagtttgtgacttttgataaaacattaagtgttatttttgtgacttttgactgagtgttagtttgggaacaaaaacttaatttagtgctatttttgtctttttctcatttcttaatcttcttcttttggggcaaaataaataattatttttattgcaGACGTACGTGAAACACGTTGCATCATAAAGTCCTAACCAAATAACTTCTCCGATTCGCGTCTTCTACTTCCAATCTTGTCTCTTCAACACATCCTCAACAGTACTTCAACAGTCtctctttctgtttttttttcttcgctTCTGCTCTGAAAATCATCTTTACCTGAATATTCGTATACGATCCGGCGATGAGTTCGGAGGAAGCTGTCGTTGGTAAGCTCCGATCAATTTGTACATTTCATCATCGATTGATTTTGGGATCTAGGGTTTTAGATGTATTGACGCGGTTTACAAACAGAATGTGACCGGATCCACCTTCTCCGGTTTAAGAATCTTGATCTAGATTATGATTTGCTTTCAAGAGTTTGGGTAAAGAAAgtaatgattatttttttgggGGTAAAGTGCCAAGGAACTTTAGACTGTTGGAAGAGCTGGAAAGAGGTGAGAAAGGTATCGGAGATGGTACCGTCAGCTATGGTATGGACGACGCTGATGATATCTATATGCAATCTTGGACCGGCACCATCCTCGGCCCTCACAATGTAATCTATCTCTCTTACCTTGTTTGGTTGATTAAGATGCAAATTTGAATACCGTTTGGAGAGAATTGCTAGATACCTATTAGTTGTTCTTGTGGCGTTTATTGCAAATGATCCAAAACCTTTCAGATGCTTTTACCTCCAAATGCTCTGTAGCTACATTTCTTGATTAGAGTGGgcaacaataaaaaataaacaagtttATTTGGGTTCTGCTTTGGGTTTTGACAAGATTGATAATGTTTGTTTATCAGACTGCATACGAAGGGAAAATCTTCCAGCTGAAGCTCTTCTGTGGAAAGGAATACCCAGAGAGTCCACCTACTGTGAGATTCCAGACACGGATCAACATGGCCTGCGTTAACCCCGAAACTGGAGTCGTAAGCTCTTCATGTGTGAATGAATATTGCTGGTGTTATATCAGCTTATTGTTATAACAAAGAAATGTGTGATCACAGGTTGAACCGAGTCTCTTCCCTATGCTCACTAACTGGCGGCGAGAATACACAATGGAGGACATTCTGGTTAAGCTCAAAAAAGAAATGATGACTTCCCATAACCGCAAGTTAGCTCAACCCCCTGAAGGTAATTTCTGTAACACGCTTTAATCTTTGATAGACCATCTTTGACTCGAGTGTGTTTGCTTATGATAAGTCTTAGGACCTCCTCTAATCAAAGTCATGTTTCTCCAGGTACAGAGGAAGCTAGGGCTGATCCTAAGGGACCAGCTAAATGTTGTGTGATGTGAAAAGAGAGGTTGGGAAGCACTCAGCAATTTGTATTATTATAAGGGACATTAATGTATATAACATCAGTTGAAGA includes:
- the LOC106370217 gene encoding ubiquitin-conjugating enzyme E2 variant 1A, with product MSSEEAVVVPRNFRLLEELERGEKGIGDGTVSYGMDDADDIYMQSWTGTILGPHNTAYEGKIFQLKLFCGKEYPESPPTVRFQTRINMACVNPETGVVEPSLFPMLTNWRREYTMEDILVKLKKEMMTSHNRKLAQPPEGTEEARADPKGPAKCCVM